In one window of Henckelia pumila isolate YLH828 chromosome 1, ASM3356847v2, whole genome shotgun sequence DNA:
- the LOC140874153 gene encoding uncharacterized protein — MIEFVYNYFDRYAKIFKKKGGRRWMLKRKFDSSQKNRVEVDLPELQSDPGKRLKNIIDFDPNIHERVRRKYYLDGAFQPREHEFPQALIQGTLRRFNRAWFDEFKWLEYSIEKDAALCLYCYLFKNELGHQGGGDTFVSEGFRDWKNKDKLRKHEGGHNSAHKKTLSKCQDLLNQEQHIETSLARSSEQNRQNYRVPFRGHDESQNSINQGNFLELLKFLACHNEEVRRVSFDNAPGNDKLICHNIQKDIVRSCAWETTNVILKELGDNFFSILLDESRDVSVKEQLAIVLRFVDSKGCVVERLLGFKHFTRTTAQALKCALLDLLSAHGLSVSRIRGQRYDGASNMQGEINGLKDLILKENECAYYIHCFAHQLQLALIAVAKNHINIASLFHVLCNIVNVVGGSCKRHDSLREKQAVRIIQALENEEITKGRGLNQESTLNR; from the exons ATGATCGaatttgtttataattattttgatagATATGCTAAGATATTTAAAAAGAAAGGGGGAAGAAGATGGATGCTCAAAAGAAAGTTCGATTCTTCCCAAAAAAATCGTGTGGAAGTAGATTTACCTGAGCTTCAATCAGATCCAGGAAAGAGACTCAAGAatattattgattttgatcCAAATATTCATGAAAGAGTTAGGAGAAAATACTATTTAGATGGTGCTTTCCAACCCCGAGAACATGAATTTCCACAAGCATTAATCCAAGGAACTTTGAGAAGATTTAATCGTGCTTGGTTTGATGAATTTAAATGGTTGGAATATAGCATAGAAAAAGATGCAGCATTATGTCTTTATTGTTATCTTTTCAAGAATGAGTTGGGTCACCAAGGAGGTGGTGATACTTTTGTCAGTGAAGGTTTCAGAGACtggaaaaataaagataaacttCGTAAGCATGAGGGAGGACATAACAGTGCTCACAAAAAAACTTTGAGTAAATGCCAGGATTTACTAAATCAAGAGCAACATATTGAAACTAGTTTAGCTAGATCATCTGAACAAAACAGACAAAATTATA GAGTTCCTTTTCGTGGGCATGATGAatctcaaaattcaatcaatcaagGTAACTTTCTTGAGCTTCTAAAATTTCTTGCATGCCATAACGAGGAAGTGAGAAGGGTTTCATTTGATAATGCTCCTGGTAATGATAAGTTGATTTGTCACAACATTCAAAAAGATATTGTTAGATCTTGTGCATGGGAAACAACCAATGTGATATTGAAAGAGCTTGGTGATAATTTTTTCTCCATTTTACTTGATGAGTCTCGTGATGTGTCAGTAAAGGAGCAACTTGCTATTGTTTTGAGATTTGTAGATAGCAAAGGATGTGTGGTTGAACGTCTTTTGGGTTTTAAACATTTCACTAGAACAACTGCTCAAGCACTTAAATGTGCCCTTCTAGATTTATTATCTGCACATGGATTAAGTGTATCTAGGATACGTGGACAAAGATATGATGGGGCAAGTAATATGCAAGGTGAAATCAATGGACTAAAAGATCTTATCTTAAAGGAAAATGAATGTGCGTATTATATTCATTGTTTTGCTCATCAACTCCAACTTGCTCTTATAGCTGTGGCAAAGAATCATATTAATATCGCCTCACTTTTTCACGTGCTTTGTAATATTGTTAATGTGGTTGGAGGCTCCTGTAAACGCCATGATTCTTTGCGAGAGAAACAAGCTGTTAGAATCATACAAGCCTTGGAAAATGAAGAAATCACCAAGGGTcgaggtttgaatcaagagagCACACTCAATCGGTAA